Proteins from a genomic interval of Gossypium hirsutum isolate 1008001.06 chromosome A09, Gossypium_hirsutum_v2.1, whole genome shotgun sequence:
- the LOC107889179 gene encoding uncharacterized protein At2g27730, mitochondrial produces the protein MATRMAVRYVSRRFSSGSGKILSEEEKAAENIYIQKTEREKLEKLARKGPKPEEKPDAGSGGAATDGSTTSTSGTSAEKVSTDKYRNYGVLAGVATLGAAVGWYLNSKDKKQEA, from the exons ATGGCAACCAGAATGGCTGTTAGATACGTTTCTCGTAGGTTCTCGAGTGGGAGTGGGAAGATACTCAGTGAGGAAGAAAAGGCTGCTGAAAATATTTACATCCAG AAAACTGAGCGAGAGAAATTGGAGAAACTTGCACGCAAG GGACCCAAGCCAGAGGAGAAACCGGATGCTGGTTCAGGGGGTGCTGCGACCGATGGTAGCACTACCTCTACATCGGGAACATCTGCTGAGAAAGTATCAACCGATAAGTACCGAAACTACGGGGTTCTCGCTGGTGTTGCAACCCTTGGTGCTGCTGTGGGATGGTATCTCAACTCTAAAGACAAGAAGCAAGAGGCCTGA
- the LOC121206025 gene encoding uncharacterized protein, which produces MNVEIYSRRHETFRATETIGRRPSIPSRFYGVDLRNRRCDCRRFQTLHYLCAHVVAACAKVKLNVEQFVDDVYTLERTLRVWENEFPVLPDLSTWEVPSTTFELVQSRGLRRNPRGRPQSSRIRNKMDIREKFDGKRCRLCRLAGHNRSKCPQRNYHIGQSSRSGRN; this is translated from the coding sequence atgaatgtagaaatatattcacgacgCCATGAAACATTTCGTGCTACAGAGACCATCGGTCGTCGACCCAGTATACCATCTAGGTTCTATGGAGTTGATCTCCGTAACAGACGGTGTGATTGCAGGAGgttccaaacacttcattatctATGTGCGCATGTCGTGGCAGCGTGTGCTAAGGTGAAACTTAATGTTGAACAATttgtcgatgatgtgtacacacTCGAGCGTACGTTACGTGTCTGGGAAAATGAGTTCCCCGTCCTGCCTGACTTGTCTACGTGGGAGGTGCCTTCGACGACTTTCGAACTTGTCCAAAGCAGAGGGCTACGTAGGAATCCAAGAGGTCGTCCGCAATCATCCAGAATTCGTAATAagatggacattagggagaaattcgATGGTAAGCGTTGTAGATTATGCAGGTTAGCTggtcataatcggagtaaatgcccGCAGCGAAACTATCATATTGGACAATCGTCACGATCGGGTAGGAATTGA
- the LOC107889180 gene encoding uncharacterized protein — MEINGPSRFRNPKSQSTDRFLGVYPHAPPSNHLSHSSAVIEELNEDDIFSSADFSDNSNGSSSAGGLSHFHHQKTSPSSTPFNHKSFPHSENFGILAAIRDPSRPQSHFYQKPSISTSASSSSSVASASSSARSIPSIPKPPQERIPVISSSSSSLGRFHQSAPVNVPMLAKPMRKKQDFDDDYDMELEEEGEMLPPHEIVAKSLAQSPMLACSVLEGVGRTLKGRDLRQVRNAVWRQTGFLD; from the coding sequence ATGGAAATCAATGGACCTTCCCGCTTCCGCAACCCCAAATCCCAATCAACCGATCGTTTCCTCGGCGTTTACCCCCATGCACCTCCGTCCAACCACCTTTCCCACTCTTCCGCCGTCATTGAAGAGCTCAATGAAGATGATATCTTCTCATCTGCTGACTTCTCCGACAACTCCAATGGCTCCAGTTCTGCCGGTGGCCTCTCCCATTTCCACCACCAAAAAACATCTCCTTCCTCCACTCCCTTTAACCATAAATCCTTCCCTCACTCCGAAAACTTCGGAATCCTCGCTGCCATCCGCGACCCTTCACGTCCGCAATCCCATTTCTACCAAAAGCCCTCGATTTCTACTTCGGCCTCCTCTTCCTCCTCTGTCGCTTCAGCATCTTCCTCTGCTCGTTCAATTCCTTCGATTCCGAAACCGCCGCAAGAACGAATCCCCGTCATTTcgtcttcatcttcttctttaggAAGGTTTCATCAATCGGCACCGGTTAATGTGCCCATGCTGGCGAAACCGATGAGGAAAAAGCAAGATTTTGACGACGATTACGACATGGAGCTGGAGGAAGAAGGGGAAATGTTGCCACCGCATGAGATTGTGGCCAAGAGCTTAGCCCAGTCCCCTATGTTGGCTTGTTCAGTGCTCGAAGGCGTGGGGAGAACCCTAAAAGGAAGGGATCTAAGGCAGGTAAGGAATGCTGTTTGGAGACAAACTGGGTTTCTTGATTAA
- the LOC107890058 gene encoding putative F-box protein At3g23970: MITMAETSQKALQQQILIDDSNIPDWLLTEILQRLPVKHIFKFKCVSKRWFLLISDPFFARLYSTRINTSLSTSQPWNLLFRYLYEVRIVPSSMIDTRIALKQSQDFSSPGFSLNFLPYSKHNSPIKILASSNGLLLCCETFYWQKNYYICNPLIQQWIALPKPPKAIKSVAVGFICKDDHYEVIRFPTANYGPSSTLRLETFSSETGKWHCSIVNCPVMDYYIKTDSPVVHYNGSLHWLEFRHSKIITYDPHNGTNTRLHLMNLPDDRQSEHLSLLGVSRGRFRYFEVTDTCFGPRDLRVWVLSDNDAQRWCLEYRIKFSGSWIDEVNEFIPKDNFYIFPLALHPHEFDIVYLGYGGCLVSYNLGTRKLDVVHRNFYSHQLLAFVFSPWPTTIPQPFW, from the coding sequence ATGATCACCATGGCAGAAACTTCCCAAAAAGCATTACAACAGCAAATTTTAATCGATGATTCCAACATTCCCGATTGGCTTTTAACCGAGATCCTTCAACGGCTACCGGTTAAACATATCTTCAAGTTCAAATGCGTCTCCAAGAGATGGTTCCTCCTCATTTCTGACCCCTTTTTTGCTCGTCTTTATTCCACCAGAATCAACACATCTTTATCCACATCTCAACCATGGAACCTTCTTTTCCGTTACTTATACGAAGTACGCATTGTTCCATCGAGTATGATCGATACCCGAATCGCCCTGAAACAATCCCAGGATTTCTCATCCCCAGGCTTTTCATTAAACTTCCTTCCGTATTCTAAACATAATAGCCCAATAAAGATCCTGGCATCAAGCAATGGTTTATTACTATGTTGTGAAACCTTTTACTGGCAAAAAAATTACTACATCTGCAACCCACTTATTCAACAATGGATTGCTCTTCCGAAACCTCCTAAAGCAATAAAATCAGTTGCAGTTGGTTTCATTTGCAAAGATGACCACTATGAAGTGATAAGGTTTCCGACTGCCAATTACGGACCGTCCAGTACTTTACGATTGGAAACTTTCTCCTCCGAGACCGGGAAATGGCATTGCTCGATTGTAAATTGCCCTGTTATGGACTATTATATCAAAACAGATTCCCCCGTTGTGCACTACAATGGGAGTTTACATTGGCTTGAGTTCCGCCATAGCAAAATTATTACATACGATCCCCACAATGGAACCAACACTCGACTCCATTTAATGAACTTGCCCGATGACAGACAAAGCGAGCATCTCTCCCTCCTAGGGGTGTCTCGCGGTCGTTTCCGGTACTTCGAAGTGACGGATACTTGTTTCGGACCACGTGATCTACGTGTGTGGGTGCTGTCGGATAATGATGCTCAACGATGGTGTTTGGAGTACAGGATTAAGTTCAGTGGTTCTTGGATTGATGAAGTAAACGAATTTATACCCAAAGATAATTTCTATATCTTCCCATTGGCACTCCACCCTCATGAATTTGATATTGTGTAtctgggatatggaggttgcttGGTTTCCTATAACCTGGGGACAAGGAAACTAGATGTAGTTCATAGGAACTTTTACTCTCATCAATTGCTGGCTTTTGTCTTCTCACCATGGCCAACAACAATTCCTCAACCATTTTGGTAA